From Bacillus oleivorans:
TACACCACGAAGCCACATTAGCTGCTCATTGCTGACTCCCCCATTCCAGGTTTGGGCATTGATTTCATTATTTTCTTTTAATGAATTGTACATGATTTGTGCTGCTTGATACTTTTCGGAACCTATTGGATTAGCATATAGACTGAGGTCATTTGTATCGAGCACTACAAAGCGCCAGTTCTTGTATTTAAAATCATAATATTGATTTGGCATATCGAGAAGGTCGATTACCTGGTCTGTTGTTACAGGAAAGTCGTGGTTGCCAAGCACATGGTATTTCGGGCTTTCAATGGTGTTGTAGATAGGAAGAATGGTTGAAAAGCTGGAAAGGTTACGGTCGATTAAATCACCCGTTTGAACGGTAAAATCCACATCTTCTCGGTTAAGTATTTGAGCAGCCTCCATCAGCTTCTCCACTGAACTCCTGTAGTAACGTGAACCATTCGTTTCACAGTCGCAATACTGAACATCCGGGACAAGTCCAAATTCCAGTTTTGGCTTTTCGTTACCATTGGCTGCCACTGGGCTAACTGCCGTAATGGCCATCCCAAGTGCTGCTGCCACAGTCAAGCATTTTAATTTGGTTCTAACTCTTTTTTTCTCTTCTTTACGATTAAACATAAAGATAGATTCTCCTTTCCTTTTTTTAGGTGATGCCATTTTTATAGTAGCTTATTAAAAAAAGGAATTTGATTAATTTACTGTATTTTTTAAATATTTTTATAAAATTTACAAGAGTGATAATAAAATTAAATATTGATTACATAAAAAAAGGGTGAAACGCAAGAACCGTCCCCCTGTTTCACTCCTTAACTGAACCAGCCGTAGAACCTTCAATCAGGCGCTTTTGAAAGATTAAATAGAAGATGGTAACAGGAATAAAGGACATGACGAGACCTGCATAAAGTGCTCCCCAGTCTGTATGATATTGTTGTACCATCATAATATTTGCTAATTTAAGCGGCAAGGTCTTAAACTGTTCTTCATTTATTAAAATTAGTGCGAGTATATATTCATTCCATATCCCAACAAAATTAAATATGGCTGCAGATATCAAACCTGGCTTCGCAAGCGGAAACATGACTTTCCAAAATAATGTAAACGGTCCACAACCGTCGATGATGGCCGCTTCTTCCAAAGAATGCGGAATATGATTAAAAAAAGCAATCAACATAAATATCGTAAAAGACAATGAGTAGGCAATATAAACCATAATTAAACCATGAAATGTATTCACTAAATTCAAATCGTTCATTAATAGGAACAATGGAGCCATTGCCAAAAATGTCGGCAACATTAATCCCATTAAAAAAGTGTTTTGAATGGCAACACGAAAACGAAATTTTTTTCTGCTTAATACATAAGCCGCCATTGCAGAAACAACGACTATTAACGTGACAGAAATCAATGTGACAATCACGCTGTTAATAAATCCCGTGCCAAACCCAGCCTCACTCCATGCCCTTATATAGTTATCAAAAGTAAACTGTTTAGGAAGCGATAAAGGCTCTAATAATATTTCTGCTGAAGATTTAACTGAGTTTGCAAAAACCCAAATGACCGGAGTGATGATTAGCATTGACACAATCACTAAAAAGAGATGATTCTGAATCATTTTAGCAGCTTTTTTCATCCTTCACTCCTCCTCGTTATCCTCAACGTGAGCAATGAAGCAAGTAGCGTGAGTACTAAAAATACAACCCCAATCGCAGATGCATAACCAAAGTTAAAATTTGTAAAGGCTTGTTCGTACATATATAGTGAGATTGGCTGAGTAGAGCGATTGGGTCCGCCGCCTGTTAATAATTGCGGCATCTCAAAAACTTTTAATGTATTAATTAAAGTAAAGATAATTACAACTTGTAAAATATCTTTGAGCATTGGCAGTGTAATATATATTGCCTTTTGCAGTTTGGAAGCTCCATCCATTTCAGCTGCTTCTAGAAGATCCTGAGGTATATTTAAAATTGCTGCTAAAATTAAAATGGTATAAAACCCTACCATGCTCCATACGTTAACAAACACAACACTGCCAAATGCCGTCTCTGTCCTCCCTAGCCATTCATTTGTCAGACTGTCTAATCCCGCCAAATCTAATAATCCATTTAACATCCCGCTTACCGGATTAAAGATGGTAGCCCATAGCAACGCAATGGCTACTCCAGGTAAAATATAAGGGAAGAATGTAATCGACCGATAGATATTAAACCATCTTGTTTTGATCAAGTGAGAAATAATTAAAGCAATAACGATTGATAAAATTAAAACTAGTGGAACCTGATATAATATATATTTTCCTGTAACCATAAAGGCATTAATAAAATTATCATCTTCCAGCATCCGTTTATAATTGTCAGTACCGATCCATGTTTTAGTTCCGATTCCGCGCCAATTATAAAAACTCATCCGAAGTGCGTTAAAAGATGGATAGATAACAAAAGTGATGTACAACAAAGAAGCCGGTAATAAAAACAGAACTATGAACCATCTTTCACCTTTGTTCCTCATTGTCCCACTACCTTTCAAAATAGAGAGGTCTAAGAACAGTTAGACCTCTCATTACTAACCCTAAAATCACCAGGAGATTTCAACCTTTTCGATATTCGAGTCATTTCTTGTTTGATCTGCGTATTCCTCAGCTTGCTTTACAAATTCTTCTGGTGTCATTTCACCTAACATGAGACTTTGATAAATATTAATAAGATTATTGGTCATTTCCGGATAAGAGTCATTAATGGCAGTTGGTGCATAAGAACCTCCAGCATCCGTTAAAACGTTTAGGGCACTTTTCAGTGCTTCGGATCCAATCGCATCATCTGTTCCTTTCACAACACTTGCGAGACCTTTCATTTTCACCATTTTTTCAACTTCTTGTTCACTAGATAAGTATTTTAAGAATTCAACCGTTTCTTTCTTGTTTTTGGACCCGCTCGGAATATACCAGGCTCCTCCCCAGCCAGTAGATACTGGTGCAAGCTGTTCGCCTTTACCTCCAGGGTAGGATGGCTGATTGAATGCCCTCAGTCTGAAATCCTCTGGAATCACATCCTTCATTTCTCCCTCTAACCAAGACCCTGCCATTACAAATAATGCTTTTCGTTGAAAAAATAGGGTTTGAGCTTCTGTATGAGAAAGACCGAATGTCCCGTCTAAAAATAGACCCTCTTCCACCATTCTTTGTGATTCTTTTGCTGCCTCCACAAATGCTTCGTGTTCCCAGGCACCTTCTTTTAAATTAAATGCATCAAGAATCACTTGTTTCCCGGCAATTCTTTCAACTAACGGTAAATAAATTCCGTTCCAGTAGTATCCCGGATATAATCCCGGCACTGCAAAAACAGCAATTCCCTGTTTTTCTGCTTCCTCTTTAAGGGTATATAAATCATCTTGAGTTTCGGGTAATTCCCATCCATTGTCTTCAAATAATTTTTCATCATACCACCAAATGTAACCTGGTGAGAAAATCGTAGGCAGCCCGTAAATTTCCCCCTCTTTTTTCAAATTGAATTGTTCAGTTTCAAATGTATCAAGCCATTTTTCAACGCTATCATAGGCATTGTTTTGTAGATACTCATCTAATGGCTCAATCATTCCTTCGTTGATTACTCCCTGAATATCGAAGCTTGGACCAGGATTTACTAAATCAGGTACATCATCTGACAAAAATCTTGTTTGTAATTGTGTATGAATATCAGGACTAGACGTAACTTTTATTTCTACATCACCGTTTAAATCCATATAGCTTTTTGCTGACTCTTTCACCCATTCAGAACCAAATCCACCTTCAAACATCATCACTTCAATCTCTACTTTTTGGTTACCATCTTCATTACTAATAGAGCTGCAGCCCGCAACTAGAAAAATAGAAGTTAAAAGGACGAAAAACTTTTTCATAAATTGCCCCCGCTTTCTAAAATTAAGATCGTCTTGTTATATGTATGTATAATTCGAAATTACCTGTAATATTTCGTTTTAATAGAAAACTAGACTTTATTCCTATTTCCTGTGAAACGGAGGGACGGTTCTCTTGTTTCACTTGGATTGGAAACGTAAGAACCGTCTTCTTGTTCCGCTTGTTCCGCCCTTAAGTGAAACGCAAGAACCGTCCCCATGTTTCCATGTTTCTGCCCATGTTTCTGTAGATGAGTTGTTTTGGATAGAAGAGTAAGGAGGGGAAATGATGCAAATAAACCTATTTACAATTATCATTGCATCGCTAAGTATTTTTGGAATTGTGCATTTACTAACTGGTGATTTACAATGGGGGATTTTAGCAGCACTTGCAATTGGTGTAGCTGGCCTAAAATGGATCAGAGTGAAAAAGAAAGAGACAAATGATGAAATTGAGTACGATGAAAGGGTAAATCATAATATTAACTATGTACAATTCAGATTTTTTCGGTAGCTAATTTACTTTTACTGCTTTATTTATTAATAGCCGAACTGATTCTGGAACGCCAAACCATTCCAGTAAACTACCTGATTTTATATTTAGGTGCCACTTTCTATATTGCCTACTTTATTGATCCGGCAATTGTGAAACGGAGATAAACTTTTGTATGAAATTTTTATTATTTGGGAGGTACTCCGTATGAATCAGCATTTTATTGTGATCGGAGCTCTTCTATTAGTACTTGCTTATTTAATTGGGTATAAAAAACAGACATGGTTACTATCTAGCTTTAATTATAAACGTGTGAAAGATCAAAAAAAAATTAGCCAGTTTAGTAGGTTCTTATAATTTAGCAGCAGGCATTGTTTTTATAGCCTGTTTCTTCATTGATAATCCCGATGTAGAAATTTTATTGTCTGTATTTCTGATCGGATTTGTTGTTTTGCTGGTGTACGTTAATACGAAGATGGTCGAATAAGTTACAGGAAAAAGATCAGGAGTATACACACCTGATCTTTTATATGGTCCGCTATTTACTCTTTAAACAGAATTGGAAGAATGAAACACAAGAACCGTCCCCCTGTTTCACCACACTTCTCCAGCAATCTGGATGACGTGGCGGATTTTTGCCCATTGTTCTTCCTCTGTAAGGACGTTGCCTTCCTCGGTTGAAGCAAAGCCGCATTGTGGGCTGAGACATAGCTGATTCTTAGGGACATATTGAGATGCCTCTTCAATTCGCTTCTTTATATTATCTACTGGTTCTAAATCAGCAAATTTTGATGTGATTAAACCTAGTACAATATAAAGATCGTCGCGTTTTACGTAACGAAGCGGTTCAAATCCGCCTGAACGGTCATCATCATACTCAAGGAATAGCCCGTCTACCTTAAGTTCACCGAAGATTGTTTCTGCAGCACCATCATAAGGACCAGTAGCCGAATAAGTAGAGCGGAAATTACCGCGGCAAATATGCATTGTGATCAACATGTCTTCTGGCCGGTCCTTAATTGATTCGTTAATAGCTTTAGCAAATAATTGTTTCAGCTGTTCCGGTTCCTGTCCCCGTTCACGAATCATTTGCACACCTTGTTCGGAGAGAAATACAGCCCATGATGTATCATCAAGCTGCAAATATCTGCACCCTGCATCATAGAATGCTTGAATTGCCTTTTTATAAGCCTTTGTTAAATCAGCTAACAGCAATTCCTCATTTGGATAGATTTCTTTATCAATATTACCTCTATAGAAAAGCATATTAGGGCTTGGAATGGTCATTTTCGCAATATGCTGATTTCCAACAATGGAATGTAAGAATTTAAAATCCTCGAGCATTGGATGATTGTCAAAATCGATTTTCCCCACTACACGAATTGAGTGAGCCTTTGTAACAGCCCCATGAAATTGAATTCCCTGTTCTGCTTCATAGCCTTCGACACCCACCAGGTTTTCTAAAAAGTCAAAGTGCCAGTAAGCTCTTCTGAACTCACCATCTGTAATGGAGTAAAGCCCAGCAGCCTTTTGCTTTTCAACTAATTTAATGATTTCCTCATTTTCAATCTGGCGAAGCTGCTCTGCTGTAATCTCTCCCTTTTCCTTTTGCAGGCGAGCTTGCTTAATTCTGTCTGGTCTTAAAAAACTTCCAACATGATCAGCTTTGAATGGCGCTTTTACTGTCTTTGTCTCTGTCATTACGATCTTCTCCCTACTTTCATTTTTTCGAGGATTCAGAATAAAAAAAGTCTCTTCATAAGAAGAGACCATTTTGATATATCAGTCATCCTCTTATCTTTCAGGTTCTATAAACCTGCAGGAATTAGCACCTTGTCAAAATTGACAGGTTGCTGAGGTGTCATCGGGCCTTACCCTCAACCTCTCTTGATAAGAATCCATATTTAATTCAAAACCATTTGTCTGTAATACTACCAATTTTATAATCAAAAAGAAAGAGCTTTTTCAAAAATTTTTACTTTTTGTAAAAAACGACAAAACTCTAGACGTGCCTGTCACGCTCCTACTTTTCTCCACTTGCATTTTGTAATTAATTCGTTTATGGTATTAAACATAGTTCAGTGAAATTTGAATATTGGTTCTTATCCAGAGAGACGTAGGGACTGGCCCGAAGATGTCTCAGCAACCACCCTAAAGTTAGGGCAAGGTGCTAATTCCAGTAGGCAAAATGCTGCCTAGAAGATAAGAGGTATTTAACCATAACAATATGGACCTTTCATCTTCGAAAGGTCCTTATTTTTTTGCTTTAATCCAGTAAATGATTACTGAACTAAATTTGCAGATTAATAGAGTCTGCTTAAGGAACCATTGATACAAGGAGATGACTACAGATGAAATATGGATTCTGGCTGCCGATTTTTGGAGGATGGCTTCGAAATGTGGACGATGAGCAAATGCCACCTACCTTTAACTATGCTAAAAAAGTTATACAATCTGCAGAAAATTGGGGTTATGATACAACCTTAATCGCAGAGCTATACCTTAATGATATAAAAGGACCGGAGCACGATTCACTTGAGGCTTGGTCTACTGCTGCTGCTTTAGCAGCTGTTACGCATAAAATTGAAATTATGACTGCGATTCGCCCTGGTTTTCATAATCCTGCTGTGACTGCGAAAATGGCTGCAAATATTGACCGGATCAGTAATGGACGCTTTACTCTTAATGTTGTGTCAGCCTGGTGGGAAGAGGAAGCCCGTCAATATGGCGGTATTTTTACAGAACACGATGAACGCTACGATCGGACAGAAGAGTTTGTTGAAGTTTTAAAAGGGCTATGGACAGAAGATGTCTTCAGTTATGAAGGAAAATATTATTCTCTTAAAAATACTCATCTTTTCCCTAAACCGGTGCAGCGCCCGAATCCGATTCTTTACGCAGGCGGAGAAAGCCC
This genomic window contains:
- a CDS encoding metallophosphoesterase, coding for MFNRKEEKKRVRTKLKCLTVAAALGMAITAVSPVAANGNEKPKLEFGLVPDVQYCDCETNGSRYYRSSVEKLMEAAQILNREDVDFTVQTGDLIDRNLSSFSTILPIYNTIESPKYHVLGNHDFPVTTDQVIDLLDMPNQYYDFKYKNWRFVVLDTNDLSLYANPIGSEKYQAAQIMYNSLKENNEINAQTWNGGVSNEQLMWLRGVLDKAARAQEKVIVFSHMPVYPENEHNVWNDEEVIKELEAAGNVVAYFNGHNHAGNYAVKNGIHYINLQGMVETADTNSYSIVRIFKDHIEVDGYGREIDRILEIR
- a CDS encoding carbohydrate ABC transporter permease; translated protein: MKKAAKMIQNHLFLVIVSMLIITPVIWVFANSVKSSAEILLEPLSLPKQFTFDNYIRAWSEAGFGTGFINSVIVTLISVTLIVVVSAMAAYVLSRKKFRFRVAIQNTFLMGLMLPTFLAMAPLFLLMNDLNLVNTFHGLIMVYIAYSLSFTIFMLIAFFNHIPHSLEEAAIIDGCGPFTLFWKVMFPLAKPGLISAAIFNFVGIWNEYILALILINEEQFKTLPLKLANIMMVQQYHTDWGALYAGLVMSFIPVTIFYLIFQKRLIEGSTAGSVKE
- a CDS encoding carbohydrate ABC transporter permease; its protein translation is MRNKGERWFIVLFLLPASLLYITFVIYPSFNALRMSFYNWRGIGTKTWIGTDNYKRMLEDDNFINAFMVTGKYILYQVPLVLILSIVIALIISHLIKTRWFNIYRSITFFPYILPGVAIALLWATIFNPVSGMLNGLLDLAGLDSLTNEWLGRTETAFGSVVFVNVWSMVGFYTILILAAILNIPQDLLEAAEMDGASKLQKAIYITLPMLKDILQVVIIFTLINTLKVFEMPQLLTGGGPNRSTQPISLYMYEQAFTNFNFGYASAIGVVFLVLTLLASLLTLRITRRSEG
- a CDS encoding extracellular solute-binding protein, with product MKKFFVLLTSIFLVAGCSSISNEDGNQKVEIEVMMFEGGFGSEWVKESAKSYMDLNGDVEIKVTSSPDIHTQLQTRFLSDDVPDLVNPGPSFDIQGVINEGMIEPLDEYLQNNAYDSVEKWLDTFETEQFNLKKEGEIYGLPTIFSPGYIWWYDEKLFEDNGWELPETQDDLYTLKEEAEKQGIAVFAVPGLYPGYYWNGIYLPLVERIAGKQVILDAFNLKEGAWEHEAFVEAAKESQRMVEEGLFLDGTFGLSHTEAQTLFFQRKALFVMAGSWLEGEMKDVIPEDFRLRAFNQPSYPGGKGEQLAPVSTGWGGAWYIPSGSKNKKETVEFLKYLSSEQEVEKMVKMKGLASVVKGTDDAIGSEALKSALNVLTDAGGSYAPTAINDSYPEMTNNLINIYQSLMLGEMTPEEFVKQAEEYADQTRNDSNIEKVEISW
- a CDS encoding DUF3784 domain-containing protein gives rise to the protein MNQHFIVIGALLLVLAYLIGYKKQTWLLSSFNYKRVKDQKKISQFSRFL
- a CDS encoding 5-methyltetrahydropteroyltriglutamate--homocysteine S-methyltransferase; protein product: MTETKTVKAPFKADHVGSFLRPDRIKQARLQKEKGEITAEQLRQIENEEIIKLVEKQKAAGLYSITDGEFRRAYWHFDFLENLVGVEGYEAEQGIQFHGAVTKAHSIRVVGKIDFDNHPMLEDFKFLHSIVGNQHIAKMTIPSPNMLFYRGNIDKEIYPNEELLLADLTKAYKKAIQAFYDAGCRYLQLDDTSWAVFLSEQGVQMIRERGQEPEQLKQLFAKAINESIKDRPEDMLITMHICRGNFRSTYSATGPYDGAAETIFGELKVDGLFLEYDDDRSGGFEPLRYVKRDDLYIVLGLITSKFADLEPVDNIKKRIEEASQYVPKNQLCLSPQCGFASTEEGNVLTEEEQWAKIRHVIQIAGEVW
- a CDS encoding LLM class flavin-dependent oxidoreductase, translating into MKYGFWLPIFGGWLRNVDDEQMPPTFNYAKKVIQSAENWGYDTTLIAELYLNDIKGPEHDSLEAWSTAAALAAVTHKIEIMTAIRPGFHNPAVTAKMAANIDRISNGRFTLNVVSAWWEEEARQYGGIFTEHDERYDRTEEFVEVLKGLWTEDVFSYEGKYYSLKNTHLFPKPVQRPNPILYAGGESPRGKEAIVNNCDAYVMHGGTVDEVKQKINDMKKRREEAGKEPFSSFGMAAYIVCRDTEAEAGQELARITNVKESSGYAGYKDFVGKSQLEQQVKLYDYSVSNRGLRPQLIGTPEQIAERILAYEEAGVDLLLLQFSPQLEEMERFSRDVMPLVKSLRAKQTTI